One Candidatus Schekmanbacteria bacterium DNA segment encodes these proteins:
- a CDS encoding sigma-54-dependent Fis family transcriptional regulator, with amino-acid sequence MRIAISKAISMGGFRVESASNGYEAIAKMKQSFFDLILTDLRMPKMDGVTLLGQIKSLSPESSVVLITAYGTIENAVEAMKLGADDYILKPFSFEILNNVIEKVLDRKNEAYRSGTDADIPYKKEIITKNSDMAKLLLFAKSIAVSNATVLIQGESGTGKELLARYIHQESDRRNMPFVAINCASLPEGLLESELFGHEKGAFTGAVARKEGKFELANDGTLMLDEITEMKYCLQAKLLRAIQEGEIDRVGGRNPVKINTRIIATTNRDIKECIKNGEFRQDLFYRLNVIPLRIPSLSKRVDDIPFLAEYFLKKSCERNKRNLLKLSSDALASLENHSWPGNVREFENLIERAVLLCEGDNIEPEHLLFDYNDDSSCEESSDSLADDITIHEMEKRLIVNTLKKVNGNRTKAASILQISIRTLRNKLREYQISQ; translated from the coding sequence ATGAGAATTGCCATATCCAAGGCAATAAGCATGGGTGGTTTCAGAGTTGAATCAGCTTCAAATGGTTATGAAGCTATAGCTAAAATGAAACAGTCTTTCTTTGATCTTATTCTCACTGATCTTAGAATGCCTAAAATGGACGGAGTAACACTTCTCGGTCAGATAAAATCTCTTTCTCCGGAATCTTCTGTTGTTCTAATTACAGCTTATGGCACCATAGAAAATGCAGTGGAAGCTATGAAACTTGGCGCTGACGATTACATACTTAAACCATTTTCATTTGAGATACTAAATAATGTAATTGAAAAAGTATTAGACAGAAAAAATGAAGCCTATAGGTCAGGAACTGACGCGGATATTCCATATAAAAAGGAGATTATTACAAAAAACTCCGACATGGCGAAGCTTCTGTTATTTGCAAAATCGATAGCTGTCAGCAATGCCACAGTCCTTATTCAGGGAGAGAGTGGCACAGGAAAAGAGCTTCTTGCGAGGTATATACATCAGGAGAGCGACAGACGTAACATGCCTTTTGTTGCCATAAATTGCGCTTCTCTTCCTGAAGGGCTTCTGGAAAGTGAACTTTTTGGTCACGAAAAAGGTGCTTTTACCGGAGCGGTTGCACGAAAAGAGGGAAAGTTTGAACTGGCTAATGATGGTACATTGATGCTTGATGAGATTACTGAGATGAAATATTGCCTTCAGGCAAAGCTTTTAAGAGCAATCCAGGAGGGAGAGATTGATAGAGTTGGCGGAAGGAATCCCGTAAAAATAAATACCAGAATTATTGCTACTACCAATAGAGATATTAAAGAGTGCATAAAAAATGGAGAATTCAGACAGGACCTTTTTTATAGATTGAATGTTATACCACTAAGAATACCATCGCTTTCTAAACGTGTTGATGACATTCCTTTCCTTGCTGAATACTTTCTAAAAAAATCTTGTGAACGCAATAAGAGGAATTTACTTAAACTAAGTTCAGATGCTTTAGCATCTCTTGAAAACCACTCATGGCCTGGAAATGTAAGAGAATTTGAAAATCTTATAGAAAGAGCTGTGTTATTGTGTGAAGGAGATAATATAGAACCTGAACATCTTTTGTTTGATTATAATGACGATTCTTCTTGTGAGGAATCATCAGATTCATTAGCAGACGATATTACAATTCATGAAATGGAAAAACGTCTGATAGTAAATACTCTCAAGAAGGTAAATGGTAACAGAACAAAAGCTGCTTCTATTCTGCAAATAAGTATAAGAACGTTGAGAAACAAACTCCGGGAATACCAGATAAGCCAGTAG
- the flgB gene encoding flagellar basal body rod protein FlgB, with the protein MAYFLLLKAPVTLNEGNADMGDSEIFGKTIDILKSSMDMRAARHLAISSNIANYETPNYKAKDLKFDKVLADEIRSNDAIKLNVTNPKHFILSGTPSSSTGVTVEENDTANMDRNNGNTVNIDQEMVKLAENGIMYDALSQIIARQFNSLKDVIKGY; encoded by the coding sequence GTGGCATATTTCTTGCTATTAAAAGCTCCGGTAACTCTTAATGAAGGTAATGCAGATATGGGTGACAGTGAAATATTCGGCAAAACGATCGACATCCTGAAAAGCAGCATGGATATGAGAGCTGCACGCCATCTTGCTATCTCTTCGAACATAGCCAATTATGAAACTCCGAACTATAAGGCTAAAGATCTGAAGTTTGATAAAGTGTTGGCAGATGAAATCAGGAGCAATGATGCTATAAAACTTAATGTCACTAATCCTAAACATTTTATTCTATCTGGAACTCCCAGCAGTTCAACTGGTGTAACTGTGGAAGAGAATGATACGGCTAATATGGATAGGAACAACGGAAATACAGTTAATATAGACCAAGAGATGGTAAAGCTTGCTGAGAATGGAATTATGTATGATGCCCTTTCCCAGATAATTGCCCGTCAGTTCAATTCACTGAAAGATGTTATTAAGGGATATTAA
- the flgC gene encoding flagellar basal body rod protein FlgC, translating to MDFLTALQVSSSALDAQRVKMNTIASNLANAETTRTPEGGPYKKKTAVLTATEVNNAGGFKNFKDALEQSIKGVKVSEITEDNESYKLKYEPGSPDADEKGYVKLPNINLMEEMVNMMSASRAYEANVTAINATKSMAQKALDIGK from the coding sequence ATGGATTTTTTGACAGCGCTTCAAGTAAGTTCTTCAGCACTTGATGCCCAAAGGGTAAAGATGAACACTATTGCTTCAAACCTGGCTAATGCAGAAACAACAAGGACTCCTGAAGGAGGCCCATATAAGAAAAAAACCGCTGTATTGACAGCTACGGAAGTTAATAATGCTGGCGGCTTTAAGAATTTTAAAGATGCGCTTGAACAGAGTATTAAAGGAGTAAAAGTTTCAGAAATAACTGAGGATAATGAAAGTTATAAATTGAAATATGAGCCGGGTAGCCCGGATGCTGATGAGAAAGGCTATGTAAAACTTCCAAACATAAATTTAATGGAAGAGATGGTAAACATGATGTCTGCTAGCAGGGCTTATGAAGCTAATGTGACGGCAATCAATGCTACCAAAAGTATGGCACAAAAGGCTTTGGATATAGGTAAATAA
- the fliE gene encoding flagellar hook-basal body complex protein FliE, which translates to MVDLKIGSLPFKDLIQEKKLNNDVATTNGPSFSDTIKDFVKDVNQSQKEADQAVQNFASGGNISIHETMISLQKADVSFKLMLQIRNKVLSAYEEIMKMQL; encoded by the coding sequence GTGGTTGATTTAAAAATAGGCAGTCTTCCCTTCAAAGATTTGATTCAGGAAAAAAAGCTGAACAATGATGTGGCAACGACCAATGGTCCGTCATTTTCAGATACTATCAAAGATTTTGTAAAGGACGTAAACCAGTCCCAGAAGGAAGCTGATCAGGCTGTACAGAATTTCGCCTCTGGAGGAAACATCAGTATACACGAAACAATGATTTCTCTCCAGAAAGCAGATGTCTCATTTAAATTGATGCTTCAAATAAGAAACAAAGTGTTAAGTGCGTATGAAGAGATAATGAAAATGCAACTTTAG
- the fliF gene encoding flagellar M-ring protein FliF, giving the protein MALINQLLNQLGNIFKNLPVANRVSFILLLSIFLAAFGAVVFWGTRPDYELLYANLSGSDASSIVSSLKEKKVSYKLEGNGSRIYVPAESVYDIRMELAAEGVPKGDGIGFEIFDKNSFGLTDFVQKVNYQRSLQGELERTISRLDSVETVRIHLAIPEKSLFLENAEEPKASVVIKLKPGMTINQKQVRGIVNLVSGSVERLKAQNVTVIDSLGNILSNNEADELGIGENTLQMEYKQSIESSFEKRIQTMLERVVGKNNIIARVTATLDFQRVELTEEKYDPDSPVVRSEQISEEKTQGSQGQLGGQSNKSNEVRNYEINKTVSHQVAPSGTIKTLSVAVLINGSYKETGEAGKNEYMPRTNDEMKKFSDIVRTAVGFNQDRGDKVEVVNVPFETVNDESIKPAGFFNNETTNLAIKYGVMLVLMLLTYFLIIRPLIAWMTKPIEPGGYAVSYPMSVSEIERRMSEPAAISGERASAAYGQRNADFGGTQRDKVLEMAKTNPEITGKVIKGWLNSRS; this is encoded by the coding sequence ATGGCTTTAATAAATCAATTATTGAATCAGTTAGGAAATATTTTTAAAAATCTTCCAGTAGCAAACAGGGTATCATTTATTCTTCTCCTGTCAATTTTTTTGGCTGCTTTTGGTGCTGTTGTATTCTGGGGGACAAGACCGGATTATGAACTCCTGTATGCTAATCTTTCAGGGTCTGATGCTTCTTCTATTGTATCTAGCCTTAAAGAGAAAAAGGTTTCTTATAAATTGGAAGGTAATGGCAGCAGAATATATGTCCCGGCAGAATCTGTTTATGACATTAGAATGGAGCTTGCAGCTGAAGGGGTGCCAAAGGGAGATGGTATAGGTTTTGAAATTTTCGACAAGAATAGTTTCGGGCTTACGGATTTTGTACAAAAGGTAAACTATCAGAGATCTCTTCAGGGGGAACTTGAAAGAACTATATCCAGGCTTGATTCTGTGGAAACAGTGAGGATTCATCTTGCTATACCAGAGAAATCTCTTTTCCTTGAAAATGCAGAAGAACCTAAAGCATCAGTAGTAATAAAGCTCAAACCAGGGATGACCATTAACCAGAAACAGGTCCGTGGAATTGTGAACCTTGTTTCAGGTTCAGTTGAGAGGCTTAAGGCACAGAATGTTACTGTTATAGATTCACTTGGCAATATCTTGTCCAATAATGAAGCAGATGAACTTGGAATAGGAGAAAACACTCTTCAGATGGAATACAAACAATCTATTGAAAGCTCTTTTGAAAAAAGAATTCAAACTATGCTTGAAAGGGTTGTAGGGAAAAACAACATAATTGCCAGAGTAACTGCAACTTTGGATTTCCAACGTGTGGAGCTAACTGAAGAAAAATATGACCCTGATTCACCGGTTGTAAGAAGTGAACAGATTAGCGAAGAAAAAACTCAAGGGTCACAGGGGCAGTTAGGCGGTCAATCAAATAAGAGCAATGAAGTAAGGAATTATGAGATCAATAAAACTGTAAGTCATCAAGTTGCCCCGTCAGGAACCATAAAAACTCTTTCGGTGGCGGTATTGATTAATGGTTCTTATAAGGAAACCGGTGAAGCTGGAAAAAATGAATACATGCCGCGTACTAATGACGAGATGAAGAAGTTTTCAGATATTGTCAGGACAGCAGTCGGATTCAACCAGGACAGGGGAGATAAAGTAGAAGTCGTAAATGTCCCGTTTGAAACAGTAAATGATGAGAGTATTAAGCCTGCAGGATTCTTCAATAATGAAACGACCAACCTTGCTATTAAATACGGTGTAATGCTCGTACTAATGTTACTCACATATTTCCTCATAATTAGACCATTAATCGCCTGGATGACAAAACCCATAGAACCAGGTGGATATGCAGTTTCATATCCCATGAGTGTAAGTGAAATTGAAAGAAGGATGTCTGAGCCAGCGGCAATTTCGGGAGAAAGAGCTTCGGCTGCATATGGACAGAGAAATGCTGATTTTGGCGGAACGCAAAGAGATAAAGTGCTTGAGATGGCAAAAACAAATCCTGAAATTACAGGGAAAGTAATAAAGGGATGGCTTAATTCCAGGAGTTAA
- the fliG gene encoding flagellar motor switch protein FliG, with translation MVLVPPDSNNLRAEASNSKKAAILLYMLGEDVACELLKNLNSNEIREVLEHLSKLDKVSQAEVDMIMDEFYKQASSTNVGALNPDKGYANKLMKKVANLVKETDEDFDLSFAFTNEEGLSLLRMTDPELCANFLKTQYPQISALIISRLEPLKAANIIEKMPKKLQSEIITRMANLKEVAPEVLNEIDFILKKELSDLGGNRKNAIGGVKPVAEILNHLPKSIENKILSAVSEKDKDIAQKIKEHMFTFEDLIHVAAKDLQAVLKETDGQKLALALKAASEGLKEKIFSNVSERVKDMIKDDIDTMGPVKLKDVEKAQQDVVLIARKLEEEGKITFGGNAEEEMIV, from the coding sequence ATGGTTTTGGTTCCACCGGATTCAAATAATTTAAGAGCTGAAGCAAGTAATTCAAAGAAAGCAGCCATTCTCCTATATATGCTTGGTGAGGATGTAGCCTGCGAATTGTTAAAAAATTTAAACAGCAATGAAATTAGAGAAGTTTTGGAACATCTTTCCAAGCTTGATAAAGTATCGCAGGCTGAAGTGGATATGATAATGGATGAGTTTTATAAACAAGCCTCATCCACAAACGTTGGAGCACTTAATCCTGACAAGGGTTATGCAAACAAGCTGATGAAAAAGGTAGCAAATCTGGTTAAGGAAACAGATGAAGACTTTGACTTGTCTTTTGCTTTTACAAATGAGGAAGGTCTGTCTCTTCTCAGAATGACTGATCCTGAACTTTGTGCCAATTTTTTAAAGACTCAGTATCCGCAGATTTCAGCCTTGATTATATCACGTCTGGAGCCATTGAAGGCCGCCAACATCATAGAGAAGATGCCAAAAAAACTTCAAAGTGAAATTATCACCAGGATGGCAAACCTTAAAGAAGTTGCCCCTGAGGTTTTGAACGAAATCGATTTCATATTAAAAAAAGAATTAAGTGATTTAGGGGGAAATCGCAAGAATGCCATAGGAGGAGTAAAACCGGTTGCTGAGATACTAAACCACCTGCCTAAATCAATTGAAAACAAAATACTAAGTGCAGTATCAGAAAAGGACAAAGATATAGCGCAGAAAATAAAAGAACATATGTTCACATTTGAAGACCTCATTCATGTTGCTGCAAAAGATCTGCAGGCTGTGCTGAAAGAAACAGACGGACAGAAACTTGCTTTAGCTCTAAAAGCGGCCAGTGAAGGACTTAAAGAAAAAATATTTTCTAATGTGTCTGAACGCGTCAAAGATATGATTAAGGATGATATTGACACAATGGGTCCGGTAAAACTTAAAGATGTTGAAAAAGCTCAGCAGGACGTAGTCTTGATTGCGAGAAAGCTTGAAGAAGAAGGCAAAATAACCTTTGGCGGGAATGCCGAGGAAGAAATGATAGTGTAA